From Cryobacterium sp. GrIS_2_6:
GTCCAGGTCGGTGCGCGGCAGGACGACGAGGAATTCCTCGCCGCCCCACCGGCCCGCCACGTCTTCCTCGCGGAGCTCGCCGCGGAGACGTTCGGCGAACCCGGAGAGTACGGCGTCGCCGGCCGGGTGCCCGTGGCCATCGTTGACCCGCTTGAAATGGTCGATGTCGAGCAGGAGCACGCACAGAGGATCATCGTGTCGCACGGCGTCGGACTGGAGCCGCGCAAGTTCCTCTTCGAGGTGCCTGCGATTGTGCAGTCCGGTCAGCGCGTCGGTGCGGCTGAGCAGGTCGAGTTCAGCGTTGCGCTGGCGGAGCTGGTCCTGCAGCTTCTTGACGTGTGCCGCCGCGGCCACGCGGGCGACGAGCTCGGCGGGCTCGAACGGTTTCTTGAGGTAGTCGTGCGCCCCGCCGCGCAGTCCGCGCAGCACATCCTGCATGTCCGTGAGTGTGGTCAGGAAGACGACCGGCAGGTCGCGCAGCAGCGGGTCGGCCTTGAGTTCGGCGAGAACCTCGTAGCCGTCGAGACCGGGCATTTCGATGTCGAGGAGAATCACGTCCGGCGGCGATTGTTGGCAGTATTCGAGCGCCGCGGACCCGTCGACAGCCTCGACGACGCGGTAGCCCTCCGCTTCGAGGTAAGAACGGACCACGGCGCGGATCACGAGCGAGTCGTCGGTGATCAGCACGGTCGGTGGCTCGGCGCCGGGATCGATCACAGTCGCGCCGCCAATGCATCGGGGTCGGCCACCAGCATCAGCCGGCCGTCCATGTCGATCGTTCCCGAGACGTACGAACGCCCTCGCCCGGTGGAGGCCGGGCGGATGTCGGTGGCCGCGATCCGTCGCAACCCGTCGACGGCGTCGACGAGCAGCCCGAACGTGGTGTCACCGGATTCGACGACGAGGACGTAACCGCCGGTGTCGCCTGCGCCACCGAGCACGGAAATGACGGTGAGCGGCGGCTGGCCGGGTAGGATCCCGGCGATGTCGCTCGCCGTGCCCGGGATTGCCCGCAGGTCGGCGGCGGTGCGCACGCCGCGGGTGGACTCGACCGGGAGGCAGTATTCGGTGCCTGCGGTGTGGAAGCAGACCATGGTCGTCATCGTCGTGTCCGATCATGTTCGGTGCCGTCGCGCCGGGTTGCGCCGCTCAGCCTGCTGTCTAGTAACTTACGGAGTTCCGCCGGAGCGTACCCCTCCAGCCCCTGCGGGATCATGCCGGACGAGGAGTCCGGCAGGGCACGTCGGGCCGCGCCGAAGGCACGCCGTGCCGATGTACGGTCGCCGGCCGCTTCGAATGCGAGTCCGAGGTGGAGGTGCGCGATCGGGTCGTCGGGGGCGAGGTACGCCCACTTGCGGAAGATGACGACGGCGCCGCCCTGGTCATGTTCCGCGAGGGCCCGCTGGCCGGTGAGAACGAGCCCGGCGATGATGGGAGCCAGGTCCGCTCCGTCTTCGGCGGCGACGGGGACAGGTATGGGAAGGAGATCCGGGATCGGTTGCGCACGGGGGGCCGAGGAGGCCGGGGTGCGCATCGGCATCCGTTTCGCTGCTCCCGCTGGAGTCGCATCGGGAACACGGAACGACCGGTAGGCATAGCTGTCCCCGATCCGAAGAGTCTCGTAGCGTTCGCCGACACCCCGGACCGTCTCGGTCGCGCCGAGGATGAGCCAGGCCAGGGGCAGCGCTTCGGCCACGGTGTCCAAAAAGTCTCGGGCGTGTTGGCGGGAGAAGTAGATGAGCACGTTGCGACAGAACACGATCCGGGCCGGCTGGATCCGGGCGGGCAGTGGCTCGATGAGGTTGTGATGCAAGGTGCTGACCCGGGCACGCAGCGCGGGGACGACTTCCCAGGCCGCGCCGACGGGCCTGAGATGGCGCGCGACGCGTTCCGGGCTCAGCCCGGCGATTTCGCGGGTGCTGTACGAAGCGGCCCGGGTGCGCTGCAGGGCCGATGTGGAGACGTCGGTCGCGACGACCGATCCTTCGATGCCGTTCTCTTCGAGGACCATGGCGAGGCTGAACGCCTCCTGCCCGTTCGCGCAGCCTGCGCTCCAGAGCGTCACCGGCGACGGCACTGACGGGAGAATCGCACGGGCGAGCATGTCGAACTGCTCGGGATGGCGGAAGAAGCCCGTTTCCTGAACCGTGACGCGGTTCAGAAGCCTCTGCCGGAGTTCTGAGTCGTGGGCCAGGGCCTCGGGATACCCGTCCGAATCCAGTTCGAGCAGGACGATCTCGTCGCGGATGGAGCGGCGCAACCGGGCGCGCAGGGTTGATTCCGGTCGGAGTCCCACCGCTGTCCTGAGCAGCTCGGCCACGCGGTTGATGACGTCCTCCGACGGGTCCCGTTCGGTCACGCCGTCACC
This genomic window contains:
- a CDS encoding diguanylate cyclase, yielding MIDPGAEPPTVLITDDSLVIRAVVRSYLEAEGYRVVEAVDGSAALEYCQQSPPDVILLDIEMPGLDGYEVLAELKADPLLRDLPVVFLTTLTDMQDVLRGLRGGAHDYLKKPFEPAELVARVAAAAHVKKLQDQLRQRNAELDLLSRTDALTGLHNRRHLEEELARLQSDAVRHDDPLCVLLLDIDHFKRVNDGHGHPAGDAVLSGFAERLRGELREEDVAGRWGGEEFLVVLPRTDLDGALIVANRIRMAVEIRPFLVAGVEIPVTVSGGCALGPVGNVDGLIRLADEGLYAAKEDGRNRIQVAALSRP
- a CDS encoding chemotaxis protein CheW, coding for MTTMVCFHTAGTEYCLPVESTRGVRTAADLRAIPGTASDIAGILPGQPPLTVISVLGGAGDTGGYVLVVESGDTTFGLLVDAVDGLRRIAATDIRPASTGRGRSYVSGTIDMDGRLMLVADPDALAARL
- a CDS encoding protein-glutamate O-methyltransferase CheR; the encoded protein is MTERDPSEDVINRVAELLRTAVGLRPESTLRARLRRSIRDEIVLLELDSDGYPEALAHDSELRQRLLNRVTVQETGFFRHPEQFDMLARAILPSVPSPVTLWSAGCANGQEAFSLAMVLEENGIEGSVVATDVSTSALQRTRAASYSTREIAGLSPERVARHLRPVGAAWEVVPALRARVSTLHHNLIEPLPARIQPARIVFCRNVLIYFSRQHARDFLDTVAEALPLAWLILGATETVRGVGERYETLRIGDSYAYRSFRVPDATPAGAAKRMPMRTPASSAPRAQPIPDLLPIPVPVAAEDGADLAPIIAGLVLTGQRALAEHDQGGAVVIFRKWAYLAPDDPIAHLHLGLAFEAAGDRTSARRAFGAARRALPDSSSGMIPQGLEGYAPAELRKLLDSRLSGATRRDGTEHDRTRR